One Perca flavescens isolate YP-PL-M2 chromosome 9, PFLA_1.0, whole genome shotgun sequence genomic window carries:
- the LOC114562079 gene encoding zinc finger BED domain-containing protein 1-like: MVERVLEQLPAIRRVLVEDRKHSHLNPTWPDVSVLESINAAMKPLADFTDILSGEKYVTVSFKPVLELIKDDLLSPGPDDTALTASIKQNMCRVLTEKYSSPAIQVLLRKATILDPRYRGSMEEAGALDDVKHQLVQELLDLGPERSGEGTSGESCSKAAGGNKDEPTAAALTKKKRLSDLLQNRRACHLSPARAAFPKRVQADAELTKFLQEDALDASCDPLMWWHDNQRRYPLMAKLAQKYMCICATSTSSENV, translated from the coding sequence ATGGTAGAGAGGGTGCTGGAGCAACTCCCAGCCATAAGACGTGTCCTGGTTGAAGACCGAAAACATAGCCACCTCAACCCAACCTGGCCGGATGTTTCTGTGTTGGAGTCCATCAACGCAGCAATGAAACCACTGGCTGACTTCACAGACATCCTCTCAGGAGAAAAATACGTCACAGTGTCCTTTAAGCCTGTGCTGGAACTGATTAAAGACGACCTTCTCTCTCCAGGCCCTGATGACACTGCACTTACAGCCAGTATTAAACAAAACATGTGCAGGGTACTGACTGAAAAATACAGCTCACCTGCAATCCAAGTCCTCCTAAGAAAGGCCACCATCTTGGATCCAAGGTATCGTGGCAGCATGGAGGAGGCAGGTGCATTGGATGATGTCAAACATCAGCTTGTGCAAGAGCTACTGGACTTAGGACCAGAAAGAAGTGGAGAAGGTACCAGTGGTGAGAGCTGCAGCAAAGCCGCAGGAGGAAACAAGGATGAACCTACTGCTGCCGCACTCACCAAGAAGAAGAGGCTGAGTGACCTTCTTCAAAACAGAAGAGCTTGTCATCTGAGTCCGGCCCGGGCTGCATTTCCAAAAAGAGTGCAGGCTGATGCAGAGCTGACCAAGTTCCTCCAAGAAGATGCACTTGATGCATCTTGTGATCCCTTGATGTGGTGGCATGACAATCAAAGAAGATATCCCTTGATGGCCAAGTTGGCCCAAAAATACATGTGCATTTGTGCAACAAGCACCAGCTCAGAGAATGTTTAG